tttattttgcGTATTCTTATgtactttatttatattgtacacAGTAGTGAGTAAATGTTTTGAGCCacccttcattttttttatattttactaggAAAATTGAAAATAGGTGCCGTAATTCATTGAAACATGTAAGTGCTCATGGAAACAGTATAAGAAGCAGAAAtggagtttgtacaattctaatgagcttcAAAGTCAATACTGGGGAGGCCAAACACTGTTAGTGTGTTTATCTcggtctcggtcgttgtgtccttgggcaagacacttcacccaccgcctactggtgttggccagaagggccgatggcgcaatatggcagcctcgcttctgtcagtctgccccagggcagctgtggctacaactgtagcttgcctccaccagtgtgtgaatgtgtgtgtgtgaatgggtggatgactgggtgtgtaaagcgctttgggatcCCTAGGcaggactagtaaaagcgctatacaaatacaggccatttaccatttaccatttatctatccaggtatgctgtTACTGCATtgccagtgtgtttgggatcatggtcatgttgaaaaaaaaagctattgCCAATCacatgctttccagatggtactgcatggtggatcaaagtCTGATACTAATACTAGCTCAAgagttcataattccatcaatttcgACAAAACCACTCTGCCACCACTGTCTGAAATTCATTCCCATGACAGCATAATATAGCAGTCATTTTTAAACTTGGCATTTAATATAATACAATTTTAATTCTCTTTTAATCTGGTATTGaataatatttttgttcatttccttatttatatatttatttaaagatacatatttgttttttttccttttcttttttgttttgtttgatagAAGTGATTTAATGAAATTTCAATTACAGTAatacatgtttttaattttaaatataggTTACAAAACTGGTAAAGGTTTCATATAACTCATTTAACTACCTATATCTGGTGAGCTGTTTTTTAGTTCTGTATTTTATTAAGTTAGATCGTTTATTTACATCAtaatgcatcatgtttttatttctatgtAAACTATATGAACTATATGTATTTTCTGAATGTAATTGAACTTGATTGTACTTATTAGTCTTTAACAGTCTGTTCTAAGCCATGATTTCATCAACATGCCACTGCTGTGTAGAGGGATCTTTCATacacaggtcaaaggtcatgacTTCTTACCTTTCTGTACTTCTTGCatgtatttttccttttctttttcctcgcctctttcttcctcttcttctcctctgcagtctcctctctctcttcatcatcctcaatCAGAGGTTCATATTTATCTGGCAGGACGCTGAAATAAACCTCCTTGCTGGTTTTCTGCAACTTTCTCCCCACTGAAGAAGCgtcttcctcctccctctcctgtgCTCCCATCCCTTCCTCTCTGTCGTCTGACTTTCTTCTCCTGCTTTCGGGCAGGGAGACCTTTGGAGCAAGGAGGAGTCAAACTTTATTAGTGGCCCCAAGCTCAGCGCAGACAGGAAACTCTGAGCTTTGACATAAAATCAGGATTAGAAGAAGAATGTGGAGGTTCCTCAGTTTTGAGGCTGAAGTTATCTGAAGTTTTGTGCACAGCAGCGGTTCCTCCCTGTTTGCTtatctgctgtttgttttaggtcaacaaaaaaaaaaaacagaacaagaaaAACAGATGAAAGTGTAACATGGCTGAGAGGCAGATTTCTAAATGGGAAAATACTGGAAACACTCctctcctttgactacgatgacctggatgactgagaaccttcacagacacactggaaacactgacttttgtgagttttattttaagcaattaagtaaataaataagaggaaggaaaaggaagaaagctcaaacagctgagcGGACTTCAGTCGTTagtttgaaaaacacaaaacatttccaCTTTATCTCAAAAGGAGATAAACTAAGTGCTCAAATTGAGTAGAAGAAAGTGCTTTATAGTAATCTCAGACAAAACAACTTTTATGGAATTGAAgtcttaaagggaaaaaaaggcagATGTACTCAAACATTCATGAAGAACAAGCCCTCCTAGATACATGGACATCACTGTGCACTCTGAAAACCTTTAGCTTGGAtctaaagagcttggaaaggaaagcgtctggacttctttacgtttcttgaagacgtttcacctctcatccaagaagcttcttcagttctaagtgcaattggtggagagtcccagattttaagccctatgggagtgtccacaagagggtcatggaccccctaTAGATCCTCTACCTaaacacatgagccaaggtgtgaaagcagGTTctggtcacaatcagccaaggtttcaggtgaacccaTAGTGAAACCTAGTCCAACACTATCATTTATGTATTGagatctgggactctccaccggttgagcttagaactgaagaagcttctcggatgagaggtgaaacatcttcaagaaaacttaaagaagtccagacgcttttctttccaagcgccttagactacgatgactgAGTCCCTATACAAACTTTAGCTTGGATATTTCCTGCTTTAGTCTCGATGATAGACTGACCTGATGGCATATAACATGATGTATATTGTCAAATATCGCAGCCATCGCACAATGTCAGTAACATTGTGCGATGGCTGCACAACTGCACAACTGAAATACTCGGGTAATATTCATGTTAACTTTTACTGTCTTAATTTTACTTCGGGCTGTAAAGCTTCAGTTATTATAAGTTAACCaattcaaaattttgagttagttTCTAATCCATGCCAGCAATAAGCTGTAGTCCAAATGATGGCACAgaatttgttttgtattgtttgttaTGGTACCATTGGTACACGCTATATGGattcttttctgttctttttgagTTACCTGGCTGCCGCTCCAGTCCTTCCTTTTTTTGAGTAAAAGAGGAGGCTGAGGGTGGAGCTAGTTTAAATGCAGAGGCCAATTGAATGGACTTAACCATCTGTTGTGACCACGCAGGGGGGGAATAGGGTCATTCTTGTATTATGGTTAGCTATTATCTCTGTAGTTTTCACCTTTGGTGTATACAATAGTTCATTCAATTGCTATATAACTGGAGCTGTCTCTCAGTTAGGCAGGTCAGTTTGCAGAGTTATGGTTTGTAAAGTGGTTTTTAAGTAGAAGTTCTTAAGTTGTCCTCTTCTATGGGTCCACTTGGTTCCTAAAATAGCTCATTTTTGTCATTCTGAATTTTTGTAATGATTTTGTCCTTTCTGCAGAAtaataaaatccttttttttatgATTACACCTGTATATTCTTTTCTGCTTGGTCTGCTTACACTGTATGTTGTGTTTCATGACTGACCTATTTCTTGCATAGTGTATACTGAATGTGACATATTGTGGTTAATTAGGTGAGTAAGTCTGATAAAGGTGAGAacgtgagtgtgaatggttctttctctctctctctctgttagcCCTGCATCAGCGACCTGTCCAGGCCTCTTGCTCTGTGGTAGCTAGACTTAGGTCCTCAgtgaccctgataaggataagcggaagagaatgaatgaatggaagtTTGATATTTTTCTAATCAACTGCATATAATTATTGTTTGTTACATCTTGGATTAAACATCATGCATATCTTTCCTTCTATATGTTTCCAGGTTTGTAGAGATATCatcctttatttacttgttcttgtaagttttctttttgtctttctagGCACTAATTTTCACATTTATGACAACACAGTGTGTATTACTCAGATTTATTGACCTGTGTAAGACATGGTTCTGATTGGATATTACTGTCACTGGTTGTTGTCATGTGACCTGTCACACAATGCTTTGGCATGACATGCCATTTCACACAACTTTGTGGTAACAGCTTGTAAATATTTTGGtcttatatattattatatattaaacCTGCTACATAAAGAATGGGTTGTCCCACTATGGTGTGGAAGACCAGTCTACATGGAATTTATTGCTGGTCACAGGTCAAGTACgattttttggttttattcttTTGACCTGACTTGTTGCTCTTGACATGTCTTGATTTATATCTTCACCTGGGACTTGTAGGTTTCAACAAGGAACTTTTTAGCCTTGACTCAGTATTTGATTTTGGGCTGACTTGCATATAACTCTGACTAACCCTAACCTAACCTAACTGTTGGTTTTGATGCTACGTTTGCATTCATACATGCACCTTTGTCTAGTCTTGTGTAGAAAAATCTCAGGTCTGCAGtgaatgtgtgaaaacagcttttggGATAACCTCTGACACAATAGTGAGGGTAAAACCTCACCAATGTGTCTGACACCTTGTTACTCAGGCTTATTATCATCCACTTATTTTTAGCATGTTCCTCTGATGTTGAAAAAGAGGACATTGATGTGAAGAGCTGTACTCACACAGAAAGCCTGCGGCCCCATGTGTTTACTTTTCTGCTTTGTCTCTTTGTTGTTCCCTGGTGTGGTAATAAGTGGAGCTCTACTGAGCATCAGAGGCCCAGAGGCAGAAGACTGACAGGattaaggaagaaaaacaatatCCCAACATGCCTGAGCTTAAGTCTGGAGGTGCTCTCAAGTAAGACTCTTGGCTTTTCTTAGTTTGTGGGTTTATTAACTGACAgtaatttaaaacacacacacaaacacatttacatttaaaataccATATTGTACAGTCAAAGGacataacagaaaaaagaaaagctacaGTTTGCAGAACGGATTGTAAAGCTTTCAATTcgatttcaattcaattcaatttaatttatacaCCTcaaggcgactgttgttgtgtccACCAGAACACCCAAGGTGAAAGGTTGTCCTGGTGGAgttttccttttcagctcatttAGTGATTTAGAGATGGTTTTTATCAAATTAGGAGCATGCCTTGTGATTTTGTGAACAAGTAAGCCAGACACAGTTTAGCTGTTTTGGTTCAAGCCTTGTGTTGGTAAGTAGTGTGTAGCTCCAGAGGGCGATGGTCCAACAGTTCATGAAGCAGCCTGAGATCTTGACGACCTTTGACCctgcataaataaaaagagGAAGTTAGAAAAGAAGGTGATACTTGTTATCACCAAAATgagtgtgttaacacaatgcaacAGTCTTCCAAGGAGTTgatgtcccagcaaattcactgcAAGGTGAGACCATGTAATGCTCAGACAAAGTGCAAAACACCCAAGAGCTACATTTCAGATTCTACAGGCCTcggttagcatgttaaatgtttaagTTCATGATAGTTTAATTAGAAAAAGGCTGAACAAgtttggcttgtttggaagggttgccaggagaaGGTGTCttttctctaaaaagaacatggtaGCAGAGCTTAGGTTATCAAAGTTGCAACTAAATAAACCACAAGACTCCTGGAGAAATGTCTTTTGGACATGCAAGAGCAAAGTGGAGACATTTGACAATAGTGATTTGACATGATGAACTGGACTTGTTTTGCATCCACAGAACCAGGTCATTCACAGCTGATGCTTGGCTGAAATTGGGTCATGCAGCAGGGcagtgatcccaagcacagcttcaaatctacaacagaatggctgaaaaagaaaagattcaaGATGTCGCAATGGTCTGAGTCGAAGTCTAGATCTGAATCTGATTTAAATGTtgtggtgggaccttaagagagccgTGCGTAAACAAATGCCCACAAGCTTCGATAACTGCATGAAGCACCATTGTAAAAAGCTGCAGTCATGATTGTGTTTCTTGATAATGATGTAAGAAATTGTTAAAGttatacagaaaatgattactgCGAATTGCTGCAGCTAAAGATGGCTCTTAGAGGTACTGAATCTTCAGGTGTAGATAGTTTTTCATAGGACTGCATAGATTCCACTAGAGCACTCATTAGATTGGCATTATGATAAGAAAAAGACCCCCAGTCAGATCGTAACTCCATATCACATGACCAATTGCCCCACGCCAGTCTCACCACTTTTTAAATTAGAATTATATTTGTAGTTGTAGGAAATCCCCTTTACaaacatatatttttatattcaaTAACCAGCTGATATTTATAAATCATCATGGTAAATAATCAAGCTACAATGAGGCAGACCTAGTAGAAGGCTGTATGGGGCATATTAATTATCTATCATGACTCTGACTAGTGGCCTGccaacttcaaatatctgtagCTGTAAAGTGTGCAGTCTTTCATCTCCAAAAACATCCTGTAGAAACTTCACACAGCTCAGGTGCTGCCTGTAGACTTAGATTCTGAACAagatgtcactgtgtgtgttcaAAAGATCAGCCTCCTGAGTAACATGGAACAAAGTAAAGACACATTTACAGATTCATGAAACAGACTAAAACCACAGTGTACCTACAGGAAGCTGAAATGAATCAAACTGATGGAAATCTAAAACACGAAGCCGATGATAAAACTCTAAATGACACCAATGGAAACTTGCTGAGCTCTGACCACACTCACATAGTGGCTATTTGAAATGTCATGTCACAGTGTGTTCACAAACGTGACGGCTCTTGACAGGAAGTGGCTGTccggtgtgtgtttttgtgtgtgttttgtgctgcagtgtgtgtgtggagtgataacaggaatttggtttctgtggTTTTTATTCGCACAGCCTTTAGTTTCATATCTGTTCACTGACCTGAAACTCTGAGGCGACTGACTCTACAGGAACTGCACCTGACATTTTACTGACTGATCACTAAGATTACAGAAAGGGCCTGGTTAAAGATTTAAGTAAACTTTGAAAGCCCAAATCTTTACAAAAGGACTCTTTTCCATACTTGAttataaaaaaaccccacacacaaacagagagaacTTTAGAGCAATTAAAAGACAGCATAGCTAACTCCAATAAAGTCCAGCTTAAAAGTCTAAATTAGTCCTAATTCTAGTCCCATGAAAACATCACAAATCCCTAATCAGGCTAAATACCAGTAAGTCCTGAGTCAATTCCCAAAGACACAAAAGATAAATTGGTATAAAATAAGTACTTGAATGAGGGTAGACGTCCTGCTACATTACTGTTTGATTTAGAGAAGTAAGGTTTAAAAGCTGAATTGTTAATTCTGAAAAACGGGTCAAACAAACTGCAGTCATCAATGTTAAAGCCCAATGTTTTAATCAACCCATTCATCCACCCTCATATCTTATTATGCCAACAACTGAACTGGTTCTTCTGTTTGAACTGATTTGTGTAATTCTGGAATATAAAGAATCACATTATCAGCATATAGCAATAGCTTAAGATGATCAGACTTGTTAATGTACTTATCTAACCAATAAtatgtcttgctttgcagtttaTTTTACTAAGAGACCATCCAGAAGTGTCCCAGTTGTGATGAGTAAAGTAACATTCAAATAGATTTTAACACTTAGCGGATATCTGCGTATGTGTCTTGCTAGCATAAGCTAATAACGTATGACTTCACTTTCCTTAATGGGATCAAAGGGTTCACAATATGTTAAAGTTGGAATTTAAAAATTGGACTTTACAAACCAGTGGCAGACAGTCATTGGTTTGTCCATAAAGTTTAGGGGAATGAAAAGACTTCTGGGTCACAGCAGTCCATTTCAGTAACTCAGATATACTAAAAGGGCCACTACAGCTATGATAACCCTTCTGatttaaatcattaaaaaaaaaagactttttgttCCTTACATTTGTGTTGGGCAAAGAGACTGTCAGGCTAGTTGATGTCTTGGTGCTCAGACTCAGCTTCTTCTTCCAGAGATAATAAAACTCAACACACTCAGAGAGGGACTTTGTTTGAACCTGAGGATACAAACATCATGGAGATACATCATTACTTGTTACAGACAAACAGCAATTGTAATTTACAAAATTTGTCACTTTTGGTTCACCCACTGGTGGCACTGCAGAAAGACATTAACACTAGTTGGCAGGAACTCACAGTTTTCTGGATGCTACTGAAGTCTTTCTGATGGAGCTGCAGAGATTTCACCAGTGACCTTTTCTCTGCTGCACTCCAGCTCACACCTACAGTATAAATAGGgatattaattaaaatgtgctgTGTTTTTTATATCTGTGAATTTCTGAGTCTGTGGTTAGATGGAACAACAGCTGACCTGTGTGGTGACGGTGGTTGTTGGGTTCAGGAGTCGAAAGCAGCTTCTCTACCGTCAGCTGAAAGACATAataaagtgatgtcattttagTCATGCCTGACATGGTAAGATTAAGTAGATTTTTATAGTCCCAttaatatttttgctttttcagatatactttttttaaatagttttttggtttgtggattttgtctttttggtgttATTTGAGTCTATTTgggtctttttttgtgtgtttgttttgttttgttttgttttacagtaGCTGTTTGTGTCTTTAAGGttgtttttgcctctttttggTGTCCTTGTGGtggattttgtctgttttttttgtctcttgttTCTTGCCTCTTTGCAGTTGGATTATATGTCTTTGTTGTCACTTTTTTGTCTTAGTAACTGCTTTTTGTGGCTCTCtgatgtttttgtctctttgtggggattttttttgtcattttgtaggAGCTTTATGTATCTTGTGGTTGTTTTCTGTCTCGTGGTGTGGTTTTAATTATGTATATGCgatcatgtttgtgtctttgtggtAGAATCTAGACTCTGGTGTCTTGTTGTATTTTGTGATTATTTCTATGACTttgttgacatttttgtgtattttttgtttctttgtggtCTTCTTGTTTCTTTGCAGGGTTTCCAATTATGTTGTTTCTTGTTCTTCCTGagcatgttttattttcacCTTCATTGTGATGTTTTTTGAAGCTTTTAGGcttttgttgtgtatctgagcATTTTGGTTCACCTGGTGCTGTAGAAAAAAAGGCCCATTCTGTAATCTATTCAGAATGTTGTATTTTTCATGTTAATATTCTAAAcaataataacacatttttatgTAGCCCACACTGAAGAACCAAATAGTCAAAGAGATTTTACCAGAAAGTCTCCTTTGCACTCTGATAAGACTTGGAGAGTGTACTCTGCGCTGGCTCCACCCCCTGGGACCACGCTGGATCGAGCCATCATAAGCAGAGTTTCCACTGTTTGAAAAGTGGTTCCATTTCTAAGATTAGTTCCAAGATCATCTAAAAACAACAGCAAGATTTCTGTGCATTCTATGTGTTTGTGTACCTCTGTGCTGATTGACGGGACGCTCTAGATCATCCCATGGAGTCCACTGTAGCAGTGCATTGTGGGAGTCAGAGTGGGCATATTTTTGGTCTTGAAGCGGTGGGATCTCAGCTTGGAAGCCCCGCCCTAAATTGATCTGCCTGTGATAGACAGTACCAGATTACCAGACGATCAGTAGATAGAACAATAACAAAGATCTTTTGGTAAGAAGCAAACATTACGTACGGCTTAACGATTCCTGATGTTAGTGTTCCAGGAGGAAGAAAGGCAGTCTCTTTGGCACCAAGGTCCCTGGCTCC
The window above is part of the Maylandia zebra isolate NMK-2024a linkage group LG23, Mzebra_GT3a, whole genome shotgun sequence genome. Proteins encoded here:
- the lg23h1orf115 gene encoding required for drug-induced death protein 1, with the protein product MGAQEREEEDASSVGRKLQKTSKEVYFSVLPDKYEPLIEDDEEREETAEEKKRKKEARKKKRKNTCKKYRKNVGKALRFSWRCLVTGLQSMASVYSTPLSAVATVVTNVHQASGSKT